A genomic region of Dunckerocampus dactyliophorus isolate RoL2022-P2 chromosome 8, RoL_Ddac_1.1, whole genome shotgun sequence contains the following coding sequences:
- the LOC129186091 gene encoding rho-related GTP-binding protein RhoA-B: MAAIRKKLVIVGDGACGKTCLLIVFSKDQFPEVYVPTVFENYVADIEVDSKQVELALWDTAGQEDYDRLRPLSYPDTDVILMCFSIDSPDSLENIPEKWTPEVKHFCPNVPIILVGNKKDLRNDEHTRRELAKMKQEPVKQEDGRDMANRISAFGYMECSAKTKDGVREVFEMATRAALQARRGKKSSKCTLL, from the exons ATGGCGGCAATCAGGAAAAAGCTGGTCATCGTGGGCGATGGAGCGTGCGGTAAAACCTGCCTGCTGATTGTCTTCAGCAAGGACCAGTTTCCTGAGGTCTACGTGCCCACCGTCTTTGAGAACTACGTGGCGGACATTGAAGTGGATAGCAAACAG GTGGAGTTAGCACTGTGGGACACAGCGGGCCAAGAAGACTATGACCGACTGCGCCCCCTCTCGTATCCAGACACTGACGTCATTCTCATGTGCTTCTCCATCGACAGCCCTGACAGTTTGG agaACATCCCGGAGAAGTGGACCCCAGAAGTGAAACACTTCTGCCCAAACGTCCCAATTATTTTGGTGGGGAACAAAAAAGACCTGCGCAACGATGAGCACACCCGCAGGGAGCTTGCCAAAATGAAGCAG gaACCCGTGAAGCAGGAGGACGGACGGGACATGGCCAACAGGATCAGTGCCTTCGGATACATGGAGTGCTCAGCCAAAACAAAGGATGGCGTGAGGGAAGTATTTGAGATGGCCACCAGGGCGGCGCTACAGGCCAGGCGGGGAAAGAAGAGCAGTAAATGCACCCTCCTGTAA
- the LOC129187017 gene encoding cytokine-inducible SH2-containing protein-like, giving the protein MVAPAVTMVYPVDQGPCCPHPPQTSLDRGEDLSGIAATFQYLHTSGWYWGSISASQARDTLLTKSEGTFLVRDSSHPQYMLALSVMTHCGPTSVRIHFKRGSFWLDSLSPELPNLQSFPDVLSLIQHYTGSGHTPQGPAASIQDSPLSKIKPDAVQCPPEPKDSGVLLKLLRPLHRPEAFPCLQHLARLTINRKTNCPDQLPLPKPLLDYLHDYPFHI; this is encoded by the exons ATGGTTGCCCCGGCTGTGACCATGGTCTATCCTGTGGACCAAGGTCCATGCTGCCCACATCCTCCCCAGACCTCCTTGGATCGCGGAGAGGATCTGTCCGGCATCGCCGCCACCTTCCAGTATTTACACACCTCAG gCTGGTACTGGGGCTCCATCTCAGCCAGTCAGGCTCGGGATACACTCCTGACAAAGTCGGAAGGCACTTTCCTGGTGCGGGACAGCAGTCACCCCCAGTACATGCTGGCGCTGTCCGTGATGACCCACTGCGGTCCGACCAGCGTACGAATCCACTTCAAAAGGGGCTCTTTCTGGCTGGACTCCCTCAGTCCCGAGCTGCCTAACCTGCAGTCCTTCCCTGATGTCCTTAGCCTCATTCAGCACTATACCGGCTCAGGACACACGCCGCAAGGCCCGGCAGCGTCCATCCAAGACAGTCCCCTCTCCAAAATAAAGCCAGATGCCGTCCAGTGCCCCCCTGAGCCCAAAGACAGCGGCGTTCTGCTGAAGCTTCTGCGCCCGCTTCACAGGCCGGAAGCCTTCCCGTGTTTGCAGCACCTGGCACGACTAACCATCAACAGAAAGACAAACTGCCCCGACCAGCTGCCACTCCCAAAGCCTCTCCTGGACTACTTGCACGATTACCCTTTCCACATATGA